A genome region from Eurosta solidaginis isolate ZX-2024a chromosome 2, ASM4086904v1, whole genome shotgun sequence includes the following:
- the LOC137242770 gene encoding uncharacterized protein, producing the protein MRSAILSILLGLYARLYCVHSATHDELPQCGLTGVYKTRQSIIESPNYPNNYPTSTCWDYVIRSPYRCPTKFHIQFLDFHLETSNNCTNDYLAIGLENDDDDMDLLCGQVIGIKKYHTPDGILRLRFFSDASPWTTARGFKLLITRLACERDDYLSNEDTEQVIAPSLDLEPPHNALPEVFRNLTHTEQHLPHPTAPLFGWNIWPEHLPVPPAPPPPVLGGLYASPPSQQSVVQNIANRKPCLEDKGLVNSYGVYLRDPALGYRSNDVQKPQSPDQYVGAQKQVPQQFLKSNNLAKPVKDAQSRQQFTANAQFGPQIFPPFVAHPQHASAPIAGTQYDGTHFGGTKLGGAQLGGSLIGHTLPSAPAFTPLTQQCCNTAFNRKRFYLSSPGFPRTAFTSLLPAQQRDCVFELEKYADNICRLRIEFKFFHYGHAFQGTGDVRGNVNAAIGTSRDVCTEDYLEIDGERFCGCRTGYIYISPWLLGDKKQLRMRMGYSGIPSNGFLLNIYQEECRASDNGRPALNVLTVAVQANPGSQTNLSAGEQEKNSGYQNSTTPSILNQQQLPLYQQPPYFGQPFYHPLQTPNINPFLPPHPTQFLPSTIPQTPYAGLPYHFDPYIPPVSLYRYGKIMSSAPRVASTYQPQTAVETNSTRKGYYYFDGDDEIGRLRSNDEPNDIDRNGIAPEALMSSTTERNRCTFSTMHVLCLTVDSLWITKPTCYAPLRSWFSST; encoded by the coding sequence atgcggtcTGCTATCCTCAGTATCTTACTCGGTCTATACGCGCGCCTTTATTGCGTGCACAGCGCGACGCACGATGAGCTACCACAGTGTGGGCTTACGGGAGTTTACAAGACGCGGCAAAGCATTATAGAATCACCAAACTATCCAAATAATTATCCAACGAGTACTTGCTGGGATTATGTGATACGTTCACCATATCGTTGTCCGACGAAGTTTCACATACAATTTTTAGATTTCCATCTCGAAACTTCAAATAATTGCACCAACGACTATTTGGCAATTGGGCTGgagaatgatgatgatgatatggATTTGTTGTGTGGACAAGTCATTGGTATTAAAAAGTATCATACGCCTGATGGTATATTGCGCTTACGTTTCTTCTCTGACGCCTCACCGTGGACGACAGCGCGGGGTTTTAAATTGCTTATCACACGTTTGGCTTGTGAACGCGATGACTACTTGAGCAATGAGGATACGGAGCAAGTGATTGCGCCTTCGCTGGACCTCGAACCACCACACAACGCGTTACCAGAAGTATTTCGAAATTTGACTCATACCGAACAACATTTGCCGCATCCTACAGCGCCACTTTTTGGCTGGAATATTTGGCCGGAACATTTACCGGTGCCTCCAGCACCACCACCACCAGTGCTGGGTGGTTTGTATGCGTCACCGCCAAGCCAGCAGTCAGTGGTGCAGAATATTGCAAATCGTAAACCATGTTTGGAAGACAAAGGCTTAGTGAATTCCTATGGCGTGTATCTGCGAGACCCTGCTTTGGGTTACAGGAGTAATGACGTGCAAAAGCCACAGAGCCCTGATCAGTATGTTGGTGCACAAAAACAGGTGCCTCAGCAGTTCTTGAAATCAAACAATTTGGCTAAGCCCGTCAAGGATGCGCAATCGCGACAACAATTTACGGCAAATGCACAGTTCGGTCCACAGATATTTCCACCCTTCGTAGCGCACCCTCAGCATGCGAGCGCACCCATCGCTGGCACACAGTACGATGGCACACATTTTGGAGGCACAAAGCTTGGCGGAGCACAACTCGGTGGCAGTCTAATCGGACACACTTTACCTTCAGCCCCTGCTTTTACACCGCTTACACAACAATGCTGTAACACAGCCTTCAATCGCAAACGTTTCTATCTCTCCAGTCCAGGTTTTCCACGCACAGCCTTTACTTCACTACTTCCTGCGCAGCAACGTGATTGCGTTTTCGAACTCGAAAAGTATGCGGATAACATTTGTCGGCTACGCATTGAATTCAAGTTTTTTCATTATGGACACGCCTTTCAGGGTACGGGCGACGTGCGCGGTAATGTTAATGCTGCGATTGGTACGAGTCGAGATGTTTGCACCGAAGACTATTTAGAGATTGATGGCGAACGTTTTTGTGGTTGTCGCACTGGTTATATTTACATAAGTCCTTGGCTGTTGGGAGATAAAAAACAGTTACGAATGCGTATGGGCTATTCTGGAATACCATCGAATGGATTTTTACTTAATATCTATCAAGAGGAGTGTCGAGCAAGTGACAATGGAAGGCCTGCACTGAATGTGCTGACAGTTGCGGTGCAAGCAAACCCAGGTTCACAGACAAATTTGAGCGCAGGAGAACAAGAAAAGAATTCTGGTTACCAAAACTCGACAACGCCGAGTATTTTGAATCAACAACAACTGCCCCTCTATCAGCAGCCACCTTATTTTGGACAACCGTTTTATCATCCCTTACAAACTCCAAATATCAATCCATTCCTACCACCGCATCCAACACAATTTTTGCCATCAACAATACCACAAACACCTTACGCTGGTTTGCCCTATCACTTTGATCCATACATACCGCCAGTGTCTCTCTACCGTTATGGCAAAATAATGAGCTCAGCTCCACGAGTAGCGAGTACATATCAACCGCAGACCGCTGTGGAAACAAATTCAACTCGTAAAGGGTATTATTATTTCGATGGTGATGATGAGATCGGGCGTTTACGCTCAAACGATGAGCCAAATGATATTGATCGCAATGGTATCGCACCAGAAGCGCTGATGTCTTCAACGACGGAACGCAATCGCTGCACTTTCTCAACAATGCATGTTTTGTGCTTGACGGTGGATTCATTGtggataaccaagcccacttgtTATGCACCGTTGCGCAGCTGGTTTAGTAGTACTTAA